In the genome of Nitrospirota bacterium, one region contains:
- a CDS encoding OsmC family protein: protein MSTKRDLKEIVATRIEFFKRKPDAAIYKPKVSSKHIRNLYTETQVREHLVKSDYAEAAGGENQAPNPIELLLSAFGACVEAAFYEFALHEGLTITSLSVDVEGTLDLRGLFMIDDINAGFKDVKFIFRIESPDDEARVRALAEKVIAHCPVVDSLKKPTPVSGEIVING, encoded by the coding sequence ATGAGCACAAAACGCGATCTTAAAGAAATTGTCGCAACAAGAATTGAGTTTTTTAAGAGAAAGCCTGACGCTGCGATCTATAAGCCGAAGGTATCGTCAAAGCATATCAGGAACCTGTATACCGAGACACAGGTGAGAGAACACCTCGTGAAGTCTGACTATGCAGAGGCGGCAGGAGGAGAGAACCAGGCGCCCAATCCAATTGAGCTGCTTCTTTCAGCCTTCGGTGCCTGCGTTGAGGCCGCCTTTTACGAGTTTGCATTACACGAAGGCCTCACCATAACGTCGCTTTCTGTGGATGTGGAAGGTACGCTCGACCTGCGGGGTCTCTTCATGATCGATGATATAAACGCCGGCTTTAAGGATGTGAAGTTCATTTTCCGCATCGAGAGCCCTGATGACGAGGCACGGGTCCGTGCTCTTGCAGAGAAGGTGATCGCCCATTGTCCGGTCGTGGACAGCCTGAAAAAGCCGACCCCGGTTTCCGGAGAGATCGTAATTAACGGGTAG
- a CDS encoding biotin attachment protein codes for MGNTIFAKPGMTPKEIVAAVSALKGVCFTNVGMRDAGQSDFKNRHRIYDLKTLAPDYNDMGLFSAECHGGARWHVGIMNRRESPVEEIAIFRELMPNVLLQTLIRETNLFGYRPYPKNIIEYVVANVDIDVWRCFSFLNDVRNMRSVAEVVMKRGRLFEPTISFTSADWTTNDYYLSVVRDIVDLCSGTDEIVLCIKDMAGVGDIKRIGSLVDAIKQKYPDLVLQYHRHITDGLAIPALLAAAQAGAKIFDVQEDSLVRFYGHSPILSVQAYFEESGIAVHLNRDEAEEAVDEAEEAVQKVREWIGHYEWAESPFKGFDHTVTCHRMPGGAFPSSFEQAEKGEFLHLMPSILKVMSLYNRIVKYFDVTPGSQITWVTCSGIVNRYAKERGDAGVRHVIDLLERFVVEKAQDLDAMTEAEQQELLMLFRNAPGDFKNLLLGNYGRLPMGWPDAWVYHSTFGDEWDKKISERKELSPLDSLDNENIQTPRKELAEHIGRIPTQEEFILYLMHPKDALSMIGFRDTFGEAPLVLPTDVWRNGLRKAGDSVDFELRGKPYTIELVSIGAEHEGVVHVVMRVNNKTRVYSVDTPRAKKIEIRMAKGPADIGALINGNIWRIGNPERGIIKAGDIVHKGEEIANLEAMKMENAIISPFEGQISEVCVKLNDTVSEGQLLFVIEKTGV; via the coding sequence ATGGGAAATACAATCTTTGCAAAGCCGGGTATGACGCCAAAGGAGATTGTTGCTGCCGTAAGTGCTCTTAAGGGCGTATGTTTTACGAACGTGGGTATGCGGGATGCCGGACAGTCGGATTTCAAGAACCGCCATCGGATCTACGACCTCAAGACCCTTGCACCGGATTACAATGATATGGGTCTTTTCAGTGCCGAATGTCACGGCGGCGCCCGTTGGCACGTCGGCATAATGAACAGACGAGAGAGCCCTGTTGAAGAGATCGCGATCTTCAGGGAACTGATGCCTAATGTGCTGCTCCAGACACTTATACGGGAAACAAATCTCTTCGGATATCGCCCGTATCCGAAGAATATCATCGAATATGTGGTGGCAAATGTGGATATTGACGTCTGGAGGTGCTTTTCATTCCTGAACGATGTGCGGAATATGCGCTCGGTTGCAGAAGTCGTAATGAAGAGAGGAAGGCTTTTCGAGCCGACCATATCCTTCACTTCTGCAGACTGGACAACAAACGATTACTATCTTTCCGTTGTTAGAGATATTGTGGACCTCTGCTCAGGCACCGACGAGATTGTTCTATGTATTAAGGATATGGCCGGTGTGGGTGACATCAAGCGGATAGGCAGCCTCGTTGATGCCATCAAACAGAAATATCCGGACCTTGTTCTGCAATATCATCGTCATATTACGGACGGCCTTGCCATTCCCGCGCTCCTTGCTGCAGCCCAGGCAGGAGCAAAAATATTCGACGTGCAGGAAGACTCCCTTGTCCGTTTCTACGGACATTCGCCAATCCTGAGCGTGCAGGCCTATTTTGAAGAATCCGGCATTGCGGTTCATCTCAACAGGGACGAAGCGGAAGAGGCAGTTGACGAAGCGGAAGAGGCAGTTCAGAAGGTGCGAGAATGGATCGGCCATTATGAATGGGCCGAGTCGCCGTTTAAAGGCTTTGATCACACGGTCACATGTCACAGGATGCCTGGCGGTGCCTTCCCAAGCTCATTTGAACAGGCGGAGAAGGGCGAGTTCCTCCATCTCATGCCTTCGATCCTGAAGGTCATGTCACTTTATAACAGGATCGTAAAGTATTTTGATGTTACGCCCGGTTCGCAGATAACCTGGGTCACCTGCAGCGGTATTGTAAATCGATATGCCAAAGAGAGAGGCGACGCCGGAGTAAGGCATGTCATAGACCTGCTTGAACGTTTTGTGGTCGAAAAGGCTCAGGATCTCGATGCCATGACCGAAGCTGAGCAGCAGGAACTGCTTATGCTCTTCAGAAATGCCCCGGGCGATTTCAAGAACCTGCTCCTTGGCAATTACGGCAGGCTGCCGATGGGGTGGCCTGACGCATGGGTATACCACAGCACATTCGGTGACGAGTGGGACAAAAAAATATCTGAACGGAAAGAACTGTCTCCCCTGGATTCGCTTGATAATGAGAATATTCAGACTCCGAGGAAAGAGCTTGCGGAACATATAGGCAGGATTCCTACGCAAGAGGAGTTTATCCTTTATCTCATGCATCCCAAGGATGCGCTCAGCATGATCGGGTTCAGGGATACGTTCGGTGAAGCTCCGCTTGTTCTGCCTACGGACGTTTGGAGAAATGGGCTCAGAAAGGCCGGCGACAGCGTTGATTTCGAGTTGAGAGGCAAACCTTATACCATAGAACTTGTGTCCATCGGGGCCGAGCACGAAGGTGTAGTTCATGTTGTGATGCGCGTCAACAACAAGACGAGAGTCTATTCTGTTGATACCCCACGCGCGAAGAAGATCGAGATACGCATGGCAAAAGGGCCTGCTGATATTGGAGCGCTGATCAACGGCAACATCTGGAGGATCGGCAATCCCGAGCGCGGCATTATCAAGGCCGGAGATATCGTGCATAAGGGAGAAGAGATAGCAAACCTCGAGGCAATGAAGATGGAGAACGCGATCATATCGCCGTTTGAAGGGCAGATATCTGAAGTCTGCGTGAAACTGAACGACACCGTTTCGGAGGGGCAGCTTCTTTTTGTTATTGAGAAGACCGGTGTGTGA
- a CDS encoding cation-translocating P-type ATPase — protein sequence MQCHQKSIDEVSEYLGTSLQGLTAEEAAKRLHEYGPNELTEKAKKTALMMFLDQFRDFMILVLIAAAVISGFIGEISDTVAIIVIVVLNAVIGFIQEYRAEQAMAALKKMSAHSAAVIRDGVPAMIPASELVPGDLIILDAGNVVPADMRLIESARLKVEEAALTGESVPTEKHIAPLHDEHLPLGDRTNMAYKGTFVTYGRGRGIVSATGMDTELGKIAAMLQGEEEGKTPLQRRLAGFGRRLALAVLAICAIVFIIGIIRGEEPLLMLLTAISLAVAAIPEALPAVITISLALGAKKLVKQNALIRKLPAVETLGSVTYICSDKTGTLTLNKMTAEEIYVDGEIARGAEQLSALSSRFPTLFMALALSNDVRTDGSGNMIGDPTEVALYAVAREAGFDRKMLDEAYVRAAEIPFDSDRKLMTTIHEAGFREQSPSATRWGGGVGISDRQTTNTQSQVPNPRFISFTKGAIDVLIDKSSLMLTSAGMIPINREELHKVNNRMAADGLRVIGVAMRQWETLPEELGSDAVESELIILGLIGIMDPPREEAKEAVRLCKAAGIKPVMITGDHPLTAQAIARRLGILDSETKSVITGRELDKLSLEEFEERVEHIQVYARVAPEQKLKIVKALQDRGQYVAMTGDGVNDAPALKRADIGVAMGITGTDVSKEASHMILLDDNFATIVKAVREGRKIYDNIRKFIKYLLTTNSGEIWTLFLAPLVGLPIPLLPIHILWINLVTDGLPALSLAAEPAEGDVMSRPPRRPDESIFAHGLGAHAIWVGLLMAGVVLGAQAWAIRTGHSHWQTMVFTILCLTQLGHVLAIRSEKQSLFIMGVLSNRYLLGAVLLTFALQMATIYIPVLNMIFKTEPLTWQELLIALALSSIVFVAVEIEKLLRRRNII from the coding sequence ATGCAGTGTCATCAGAAGAGTATTGATGAGGTTTCCGAATATCTCGGCACGTCCCTGCAGGGGCTCACTGCTGAGGAGGCTGCAAAACGGCTGCACGAATATGGGCCGAATGAACTGACAGAGAAAGCAAAGAAGACCGCACTCATGATGTTCCTTGATCAGTTCAGGGACTTTATGATCCTTGTCCTGATCGCTGCCGCTGTCATCTCGGGTTTTATCGGAGAAATATCGGACACGGTTGCCATCATTGTTATCGTTGTCCTTAATGCGGTCATCGGCTTTATTCAGGAATACCGGGCTGAACAGGCGATGGCAGCACTCAAAAAAATGTCGGCGCACTCTGCGGCCGTGATCAGGGACGGTGTGCCGGCAATGATCCCTGCCTCCGAGCTCGTACCCGGAGACCTGATCATTCTTGATGCCGGAAATGTGGTGCCTGCTGATATGCGGTTGATAGAGTCTGCCAGACTCAAGGTGGAAGAAGCAGCGCTTACCGGCGAATCAGTCCCGACAGAAAAGCATATTGCGCCGTTGCATGACGAACACCTGCCCCTCGGCGACAGGACCAATATGGCATATAAAGGGACCTTCGTTACCTATGGCCGAGGCCGTGGCATCGTATCGGCAACAGGCATGGATACCGAGTTGGGCAAGATTGCGGCGATGCTTCAGGGAGAAGAAGAAGGGAAAACACCACTCCAGAGAAGGCTTGCCGGCTTCGGCCGAAGGCTTGCCCTCGCCGTTTTGGCAATCTGTGCCATTGTTTTTATCATCGGCATCATACGGGGGGAAGAACCTCTGCTGATGCTTCTCACTGCCATTTCCCTCGCTGTTGCAGCCATACCTGAGGCCCTTCCGGCGGTGATAACCATTTCGCTTGCACTTGGGGCGAAGAAACTGGTCAAGCAGAATGCACTGATACGGAAACTTCCTGCTGTTGAAACGCTCGGATCTGTTACGTACATCTGCTCTGACAAGACCGGGACTCTTACCCTGAATAAGATGACCGCTGAAGAGATCTATGTTGATGGTGAAATAGCCAGGGGTGCAGAACAGCTCTCGGCCCTCAGTTCCCGGTTCCCGACCCTTTTTATGGCCCTTGCCCTGAGCAATGATGTCCGTACGGATGGATCAGGCAACATGATTGGTGATCCGACCGAAGTGGCACTCTATGCGGTTGCCCGGGAAGCGGGCTTCGACAGGAAGATGCTGGATGAGGCATATGTCCGGGCAGCAGAGATCCCCTTTGATTCTGACAGAAAACTTATGACAACAATACATGAGGCGGGGTTTAGGGAGCAGTCTCCTTCGGCGACCCGCTGGGGCGGGGGGGTAGGGATTAGTGACAGACAAACTACTAACACCCAATCCCAAGTCCCCAATCCCAGGTTTATCTCTTTCACCAAGGGTGCGATCGATGTGCTGATTGACAAGTCCTCTCTGATGCTGACATCGGCGGGGATGATACCGATCAACAGGGAAGAACTGCATAAGGTTAACAACAGGATGGCTGCAGACGGATTACGGGTGATCGGCGTCGCGATGCGGCAATGGGAGACCCTGCCCGAAGAACTCGGCTCGGATGCTGTCGAGAGCGAACTGATAATCCTCGGTCTTATCGGCATTATGGACCCGCCGCGGGAAGAGGCAAAAGAGGCGGTGAGACTATGCAAGGCAGCAGGCATCAAGCCTGTGATGATCACGGGCGATCATCCCCTGACTGCACAGGCCATAGCAAGACGATTGGGTATTCTGGACAGTGAAACAAAGTCTGTCATCACCGGCCGCGAACTCGATAAGCTGTCCCTGGAGGAGTTTGAGGAGCGGGTCGAGCATATACAGGTCTATGCAAGGGTTGCTCCTGAGCAGAAACTGAAGATCGTGAAGGCGCTTCAGGACAGAGGCCAGTACGTTGCCATGACAGGAGACGGGGTAAATGATGCCCCTGCCCTGAAAAGGGCTGATATCGGTGTTGCCATGGGCATTACCGGGACTGATGTGTCGAAAGAAGCTTCACACATGATACTGCTTGACGATAATTTTGCGACCATTGTAAAGGCCGTGCGCGAGGGCAGGAAGATCTATGACAATATCAGAAAATTCATCAAGTATCTGCTTACTACAAATTCAGGTGAAATATGGACCCTTTTTCTTGCGCCGCTGGTCGGCCTGCCCATCCCTCTGCTGCCGATCCATATCCTCTGGATAAACCTGGTTACTGATGGGCTGCCCGCCCTTTCGCTTGCCGCAGAGCCGGCAGAGGGCGATGTTATGAGCAGGCCGCCGCGCAGGCCTGATGAAAGCATCTTTGCCCACGGTCTTGGTGCACATGCCATATGGGTCGGTCTGCTCATGGCAGGAGTTGTTCTCGGTGCCCAGGCCTGGGCGATCAGGACCGGCCACAGCCACTGGCAGACCATGGTCTTTACGATCCTCTGTCTCACGCAGCTTGGACATGTGCTTGCCATTCGGTCGGAGAAACAGTCGCTCTTCATTATGGGGGTGCTGTCTAACCGGTATCTGCTTGGTGCGGTGCTGCTTACCTTTGCGCTCCAGATGGCCACGATATATATTCCGGTCCTGAACATGATCTTCAAGACCGAACCTCTCACCTGGCAGGAACTGCTGATTGCTTTGGCACTGTCGTCGATCGTCTTTGTTGCGGTCGAGATCGAGAAGCTGCTGAGACGGCGCAATATCATCTGA
- a CDS encoding carbonic anhydrase, protein MKDIIKLLNNNRAWASRVKAENPNFFLRLEKQQRPKYLWIGCSDSRVPANQITGLLPGEVFVHRNISNQVINTDMNLMCVLQYAIEVLQVKHIIVCGHYGCGGIEAVMNNRINGLLEHWLENVKTRMPKQGTITGDRMCELNVIAQVRNLSNNTIVQKAWQKGRDLHIHGWIYSIANGLIKDLKVSRHGLKDVPAQRSR, encoded by the coding sequence ATGAAAGATATTATTAAGCTATTGAACAATAATAGAGCATGGGCAAGCCGGGTCAAGGCCGAGAATCCGAACTTTTTCCTCAGGCTCGAGAAGCAGCAGCGGCCGAAATATTTATGGATCGGCTGCTCTGACAGCAGGGTGCCTGCAAACCAGATAACCGGACTGCTCCCCGGCGAGGTCTTTGTGCACCGGAATATCTCGAACCAGGTTATTAATACAGATATGAACCTGATGTGCGTATTGCAGTATGCGATCGAAGTACTGCAGGTGAAACATATCATTGTCTGCGGTCATTACGGGTGCGGCGGAATAGAAGCGGTCATGAATAACAGGATCAATGGCCTGCTGGAGCATTGGCTCGAAAATGTGAAAACCAGAATGCCGAAACAGGGAACAATAACGGGCGATCGAATGTGTGAGCTGAATGTGATCGCACAGGTCAGGAATCTGTCGAATAATACGATTGTGCAGAAGGCATGGCAGAAAGGAAGAGATCTGCATATTCACGGTTGGATATATTCGATTGCAAATGGGTTGATCAAGGACCTGAAAGTGTCTCGGCATGGGCTGAAGGATGTACCTGCCCAGCGGTCACGCTAA
- a CDS encoding cytochrome C, whose protein sequence is MKQFLIVLASFVALSSVAFAAEVKYTTHIKLLFEQKCEACHGSDAPEYADFKKDKEKYAGLFKGPKMTGYANLVFFTGWPDTGALMRRLDDGANTKDRKPGNMYQYLGADDAERVKNLKLFRDWVGNWVLKRWPDMTKEDLNGITVKY, encoded by the coding sequence ATGAAACAGTTTCTGATTGTACTTGCATCTTTTGTTGCCCTGAGCAGTGTTGCTTTTGCCGCGGAAGTCAAATACACAACTCATATCAAGCTGCTTTTTGAACAGAAGTGCGAGGCGTGTCATGGGAGCGATGCTCCGGAATACGCGGACTTTAAAAAAGATAAGGAGAAATACGCCGGTTTGTTCAAGGGACCGAAGATGACAGGATATGCGAATCTTGTTTTTTTTACGGGATGGCCTGATACCGGAGCGTTGATGCGCAGACTTGATGATGGTGCGAATACGAAAGACAGGAAGCCTGGCAATATGTATCAGTATTTGGGTGCAGATGATGCCGAACGCGTGAAGAATTTGAAGCTCTTCAGGGACTGGGTTGGCAACTGGGTGCTGAAGCGCTGGCCCGATATGACCAAAGAAGATCTGAACGGAATAACGGTCAAATATTGA